The following coding sequences are from one Diadema setosum chromosome 9, eeDiaSeto1, whole genome shotgun sequence window:
- the LOC140232506 gene encoding polyadenylate-binding protein 2-B-like produces MAELDTVGDYGSYIPDVGGQDDSLLSPSDNTLDQTGEDGGIEDEELEAIKARVREMEEEAEKLKEMQNEVDKQMSLSSPPAAAPATHLSLEEKAEVDSRSVYVGNVDYSATAEELEQHFHGCGSINRVTILCDKFTGHPKGFAYVEFADKDSIQTACALDESLFKGRQIKVNPKRTNRPGISTTDRPPRGGFGARGRGRGRYGQSSYGYGGYYRPRQRFRNRRFTRYSPY; encoded by the exons ATGGCTGAGTTGGACACTGTCGGTGACTATGGGTCATACATACCTGATGTTGGGGGCCAGGACGATTCCCTTCTTTCGCCCTCTGACAACACACTCGACCAAACGGGGGAAGATGGTGGAATAGAAGACGAG GAGCTGGAGGCAATTAAAGCACGTGTACGTGAGATGGAAGAGGAGGCAGAGAAGCTGAAAGAGATGCAGAATGAGGTTGATAAGCAGATGAGCCTGAGCTCTCCACCCGCTGCCGCCCCTGCCACCCACCTCTCGCTGGAAGAGAAGGCAGAGGTTGACTCGAGATCAGTCTATGTTGGAAAC GTTGACTACTCGGCCACAGCAGAAGAGTTGGAGCAACACTTTCATGGCTGTGGCTCAATAAACAGAGTGACCATCTTATGTGACAAGTTTACTGGCCATCCAAAGGG TTTTGCCTATGTAGAGTTTGCTGATAAGGACTCAATTCAGACTGCCTGCGCACTGGACGAATCTCTCTTCAAGGGACGACAGATCAAG gTGAACCCAAAGCGAACAAACCGTCCAGGAATCAGCACTACCGATCGCCCACCTCGGGGTGGATTTGGCGCCCGCGGCCGTGGAAGGGGCCGTTACGGACAGTCTTCGTATGGATATGGAGGCTACTACAGGCCAAGGCAGCGATTTAG